The following are encoded in a window of Amycolatopsis lexingtonensis genomic DNA:
- a CDS encoding class I SAM-dependent methyltransferase, whose product MDAVRFWDDHYREPRTTRVNPVLAEIAAGLPAGSALDLGCGAGGDTLWLAARGWRVTAVDISANAVARLAEQARDLPVSAVRADLASEFPEGEFDLVSAQYFHTPFELPRARVLRTAAHALRPGGRLVVVDHGSVAPWSWNTEGAFPTPEAVFAELELDGGWRAERADAPQRVATGPGGQTATVTDHVLVVRRAA is encoded by the coding sequence ATGGACGCCGTCCGCTTCTGGGACGACCACTACCGCGAGCCCCGCACCACCCGGGTCAACCCCGTGCTCGCCGAGATCGCCGCCGGCCTGCCCGCGGGCAGCGCGCTGGACCTGGGCTGCGGCGCCGGCGGCGACACGCTCTGGCTGGCCGCGCGCGGCTGGCGGGTCACCGCTGTCGACATCTCGGCCAACGCCGTGGCCCGCCTCGCCGAGCAGGCGCGCGACCTGCCGGTGTCCGCGGTCCGCGCCGACCTGGCTTCGGAGTTCCCCGAAGGCGAGTTCGACCTGGTGTCCGCTCAGTACTTCCACACGCCGTTCGAGCTGCCGCGGGCACGGGTCCTGCGCACCGCGGCGCACGCGCTGCGCCCCGGCGGGCGCCTGGTCGTCGTCGACCACGGGTCGGTCGCGCCCTGGTCGTGGAACACCGAGGGCGCGTTCCCCACGCCGGAGGCGGTGTTCGCCGAGCTGGAGCTGGACGGCGGCTGGCGGGCCGAGCGCGCCGACGCGCCGCAGCGGGTGGCGACCGGACCGGGCGGGCAGACCGCGACCGTGACCGACCACGTGCTGGTCGTCCGGCGGGCCGCCTGA
- a CDS encoding helix-turn-helix domain-containing protein encodes MSEEIDTVLAAVGPRLRALRRQRGGTLAGVSAETGISESTLSRLESGQRRPNLELLLPLSRAYDVPLDDLVGAPRTGDPRVHLHPVHRHGMTFVPLTRRPGGVHAYKMLIPASGEPAEPTPQTHSGHEWLYVLNGTLRLVVGDRDLVLPPGEAAEFDTTAPHWLGSADGRAVELLILFGLQGERVHVRPRDGDQP; translated from the coding sequence ATGAGCGAGGAGATCGACACCGTCCTGGCCGCGGTCGGGCCGCGCCTGCGCGCACTACGGCGTCAGCGCGGCGGCACCCTGGCCGGCGTCTCGGCCGAGACCGGCATCTCGGAAAGCACCCTGTCCCGGCTGGAAAGCGGGCAGCGGCGGCCGAACCTGGAGCTGCTGCTGCCGCTGTCGCGCGCCTACGACGTCCCGCTCGACGACCTCGTCGGCGCCCCGCGCACCGGCGACCCGCGCGTCCACCTGCACCCGGTGCACCGGCACGGGATGACGTTCGTGCCGCTCACCCGCCGCCCCGGCGGGGTGCACGCGTACAAGATGCTGATCCCCGCGAGCGGCGAGCCCGCCGAGCCGACGCCGCAGACGCACAGCGGCCACGAGTGGCTCTACGTCCTCAACGGGACGCTGCGGCTGGTCGTCGGTGACCGCGACCTGGTCCTGCCGCCGGGCGAGGCCGCGGAGTTCGACACCACGGCGCCGCACTGGCTGGGCTCGGCCGACGGGCGCGCGGTCGAGCTGCTCATCCTGTTCGGCCTGCAGGGCGAGCGCGTCCACGTCCGGCCGCGCGACGGCGATCAGCCGTAG
- a CDS encoding DinB family protein — MARDAGPPKTGPGEREVLLGFLDYLRASVIAKVEGVPEPAVRTPGVPSGTNLLGLVKHLTHVERHWVLGERTTKWAATFRAKPGESVEDVIGAYRETAARVNARVAEADVADLRWTLTHLIEETGRHAGHLDILRELIDGSTGR, encoded by the coding sequence ATGGCGCGGGACGCCGGGCCGCCGAAGACGGGGCCAGGGGAGCGGGAGGTGCTGCTGGGCTTCCTCGACTACCTGCGCGCTTCGGTGATCGCGAAGGTGGAAGGGGTGCCGGAACCGGCGGTGCGGACGCCGGGCGTGCCGTCGGGGACGAACCTGCTCGGGCTGGTCAAGCACCTGACCCACGTCGAACGCCATTGGGTGCTCGGCGAGCGGACGACGAAGTGGGCGGCGACCTTCCGCGCGAAGCCGGGGGAGAGCGTCGAGGACGTCATCGGCGCCTACCGCGAGACGGCGGCCCGGGTGAACGCGCGGGTCGCCGAGGCCGACGTGGCCGACCTGCGGTGGACGTTGACACACCTGATCGAGGAGACCGGGCGCCACGCCGGGCACCTGGACATCCTGCGCGAGCTGATCGACGGGTCGACCGGCCGTTAA